The Leifsonia williamsii genome includes a region encoding these proteins:
- the pdxS gene encoding pyridoxal 5'-phosphate synthase lyase subunit PdxS, which produces MSDSTQTFTGSSRVKRGLAEMLKGGVIMDVVTPEQARIAEDAGAVAVMALERVPADIRAQGGVARMSDPDLIEAIIAEVSIPVMAKARIGHFVEAQVLEALDVDYIDESEVLSPADYVNHIDKWRFTVPFVCGATNLGEALRRINEGAAMIRSKGEAGTGDVSEATKHIRKITAEINALRSMTKDELYVAAKELQAPYELVAEIAETGKLPVVLFTAGGVATPADAAMMMQLGADGVFVGSGIFKSGNPEQRAAAIVKATTFYDDPKVIAEVSRGLGEAMVGINVADLAAPHRLAERGW; this is translated from the coding sequence ATGTCAGACAGCACCCAGACCTTCACCGGCTCCAGCCGCGTCAAGCGCGGCCTCGCCGAGATGTTGAAGGGCGGCGTCATCATGGACGTCGTCACGCCCGAGCAGGCCCGCATCGCCGAGGACGCCGGCGCCGTCGCGGTCATGGCGCTGGAGCGCGTGCCCGCCGACATCCGCGCCCAGGGCGGCGTCGCCCGCATGAGCGACCCCGACCTCATCGAGGCGATCATCGCCGAGGTCTCCATCCCGGTCATGGCGAAGGCCCGTATCGGCCACTTCGTCGAGGCGCAGGTGCTCGAGGCGCTCGACGTCGACTACATCGACGAGTCCGAGGTGCTCTCGCCCGCCGACTACGTGAACCACATCGACAAGTGGCGCTTCACGGTGCCGTTCGTCTGCGGCGCGACCAACCTCGGCGAGGCGCTGCGCCGCATCAACGAGGGCGCCGCGATGATCCGCTCGAAGGGCGAGGCCGGCACCGGCGACGTGTCGGAGGCGACCAAGCACATCCGCAAGATCACGGCCGAGATCAACGCGCTCCGCTCGATGACGAAGGATGAGCTTTACGTCGCCGCCAAGGAGCTCCAGGCGCCGTACGAGCTGGTGGCCGAGATCGCCGAGACCGGCAAGCTCCCCGTCGTGCTGTTCACCGCGGGCGGCGTCGCCACCCCGGCCGACGCGGCGATGATGATGCAGCTCGGCGCCGACGGCGTGTTCGTCGGCTCCGGCATCTTCAAGTCCGGCAACCCGGAGCAGCGCGCGGCCGCGATCGTCAAGGCGACCACCTTCTACGACGACCCGAAGGTCATCGCGGAGGTGTCCCGCGGCCTCGGCGAGGCGATGGTCGGCATCAACGTCGCCGACCTCGCCGCGCCGCACCGCCTCGCCGAGCGCGGCTGGTAG